A portion of the Punica granatum isolate Tunisia-2019 chromosome 7, ASM765513v2, whole genome shotgun sequence genome contains these proteins:
- the LOC116215516 gene encoding ethylene-responsive transcription factor ERF062-like: MENFLQRELIPSPPHCFNVDPILWVALGMTSNLPDSRSSSSSSSSSPNGSITCTGSNQFSVSDPPTPTSISPSLDLPSLSLFWHDPAKPNPSAQIQNFLSNNESPDHRIPTSMNPLCSIPLLGQLHAEQVKTDLGMTNSASNWLSTIRTQPMKCTGRKSPNRMPGKLFRGVRQRHWGKWVAEIRLPRNRTRVWLGTFDTAEEAARAYDTAAYLLRGEYAHLNFPDLKHELKANSTTAALLEAKMRTILQGNQTTCNTNLSSYASSSAFLHKKVPVLDQSPKNPVPNLDSTVNVLSQHSPAGNDSNDSKPAFESKFGSSYHHQTAGRESEAVQLSRMPSLDMELIWEAILVSET, from the coding sequence ATGGAAAACTTTCTACAGAGGGAATTGATCCCTTCTCCCCCTCATTGTTTCAATGTTGATCCGATCCTCTGGGTTGCTCTAGGGATGACCTCTAACTTACCCGATTCtcgctcttcttcttcttcttcttcgtcttctccTAATGGATCCATCACATGCACCGGTTCGAATCAATTTTCGGTGTCTGATCCACCAACACCAACCTCGATATCGCCCTCCTTGGACCTTCCTAGCTTATCGCTTTTCTGGCATGATCCGGCAAAACCGAACCCTTCAGCTCAAATTCAGAATTTTCTTTCGAATAATGAGAGCCCTGATCACCGTATCCCGACTTCGATGAACCCACTCTGCTCCATTCCATTGCTCGGGCAGTTACATGCGGAACAGGTCAAAACCGACCTCGGCATGACAAACTCTGCTTCCAACTGGCTTAGTACTATCAGAACTCAACCGATGAAGTGCACTGGGCGGAAATCTCCGAACAGGATGCCGGGGAAGCTCTTTCGGGGAGTGAGGCAGAGGCACTGGGGAAAATGGGTTGCTGAGATCCGACTGCCCCGGAACCGGACCCGTGTATGGCTTGGGACTTTCGACACAGCAGAAGAGGCCGCGAGAGCCTATGACACGGCAGCTTATTTACTAAGAGGAGAGTATGCCCACTTGAACTTCCCAGATCTGAAGCACGAGCTCAAGGCCAATTCCACCACAGCTGCTCTCCTCGAGGCGAAGATGCGAACGATTTTACAAGGGAACCAGACGACCTGTAACACGAACTTGAGTTCATACGCGAGTTCAAGTGCCTTCCTGCACAAGAAAGTGCCTGTGTTGGATCAGTCACCCAAGAACCCCGTACCCAATCTTGACTCAACAGTCAATGTTTTGAGCCAACATAGCCCAGCAGGGAACGACTCAAACGACTCTAAGCCAGCATTCGAGAGCAAATTCGGGTCATCTTATCATCATCAGACGGCAGGCAGAGAATCAGAGGCAGTTCAGTTGAGTAGAATGCCATCTTTGGACATGGAATTGATTTGGGAAGCTATTTTAGTCTCGGAAACGTGA